One genomic window of Longimicrobium sp. includes the following:
- a CDS encoding VOC family protein translates to MQANRSIPDVSIIPELAYDDVRAAARWLCDAFGFRERLRISDHRVQLTFGNGALVVRERREGESVPGSGHSVMVRVEDADAHCARAREHGARIVGPPADYPFGERQYSAVDLAGHAWTFTQSITDVDPASWGGEMVEPT, encoded by the coding sequence ATGCAAGCGAACCGCTCCATCCCCGACGTGTCCATCATCCCCGAGCTGGCGTACGACGACGTGCGCGCGGCGGCCCGGTGGCTGTGCGACGCGTTCGGCTTCCGCGAGCGCCTGCGCATCTCCGACCACCGCGTGCAGCTCACCTTCGGCAACGGCGCGCTGGTGGTCCGCGAGCGCCGCGAGGGCGAATCCGTCCCCGGCTCCGGCCATTCGGTGATGGTGCGCGTGGAGGACGCGGACGCGCACTGCGCGAGGGCGCGCGAGCACGGCGCGCGCATCGTCGGCCCGCCCGCGGACTACCCGTTCGGCGAGCGCCAGTACAGCGCGGTCGACCTCGCCGGCCACGCGTGGACGTTCACGCAGTCCATCACCGACGTCGACCCGGCGTCGTGGGGTGGGGAGATGGTGGAGCCTACCTGA